In a genomic window of Bradyrhizobium ontarionense:
- a CDS encoding acyltransferase family protein translates to MHGTDRHSAVDGRIATHVGDYRPDIDGLRAIAVMSVVIFHAFPQTLRSGFVGVDVFFVISGYLITTIILTDLAAERFSLANFYTRRVRRIFPALIVVLSCCLIAGAFLLWADDFARLGKHAAAGAGFIANLALWQEASYFDVASDSKILLHLWSLGIEEQFYLVWPALMLLAWRGRLNRFVLIATVLASSLTYGVKATATDPVAAFYSPASRLWELAAGASLANLTLFPPRAMAWTERAIATVLAAIFFERDVDADRAYRHVLSTLGMSLVLASTVVVTRRHEFPGWWALLPVTGAYLVILAGPEAWLNRWVLSNKVMVWFGLISYPLYLWHWPLLTFARIHFGNISPPPQLLAVLVALSVVLAWLTYQFIEKPIRFGQRTRRVSIPALMTAMVAIGVFGIVDVVSKGFPGRLEQDKAAYADYFNVGSPRLQAEYINFISQNQCNFYPWDATVPSIAPRSAIDLSCYTRHSEQSVMIIGDSNASDLYYGLHEVLPKAISLLLIWSSGCQVSEVIERIIDTNHCHMANYFALQRIKADPPTVLLLSSNNSFDIAYIRRFAKMVKSFGVKHVLVLGQRPHWKPFLYKVVLDNYWPSVPRYIQGHLDDDLMAFTKTFQSQLQPDEPFEFVDELKQFCNAEGCLSYLGTDPKEGLITADTVHLRPLASVWLARQQLAPLITERLGE, encoded by the coding sequence ATGCACGGAACCGACAGACACAGCGCGGTCGATGGCCGCATCGCGACCCATGTGGGAGATTATCGCCCCGATATTGACGGCCTGCGCGCAATCGCGGTGATGTCGGTGGTCATCTTTCACGCGTTCCCACAGACGCTGCGCAGCGGCTTTGTGGGGGTGGATGTCTTCTTCGTAATCTCTGGCTACCTGATCACGACCATCATCCTGACCGATCTCGCCGCTGAACGTTTCAGCCTTGCGAACTTCTATACGCGCCGCGTACGCCGCATCTTCCCAGCACTCATCGTCGTGCTGTCCTGTTGCCTGATCGCAGGCGCCTTCTTGCTTTGGGCGGATGACTTCGCCCGGCTCGGCAAGCACGCCGCCGCCGGAGCAGGGTTCATCGCAAACCTCGCACTGTGGCAGGAAGCGAGCTATTTCGATGTCGCTTCGGACTCCAAGATCCTGCTGCACCTGTGGTCCCTCGGTATCGAAGAACAGTTTTACCTGGTCTGGCCCGCTCTCATGCTGCTGGCCTGGCGCGGCCGCCTCAATCGATTTGTGTTGATCGCAACCGTTCTTGCATCTTCCCTGACCTATGGCGTCAAGGCGACTGCTACAGATCCAGTCGCAGCGTTTTACTCGCCCGCCTCCCGGCTGTGGGAGCTTGCGGCTGGCGCAAGCCTGGCGAACCTGACGCTCTTTCCGCCCCGTGCCATGGCCTGGACCGAGCGCGCGATCGCTACAGTTCTCGCGGCCATATTCTTCGAGCGCGATGTCGACGCCGATCGCGCCTACCGCCACGTGCTTTCGACCCTGGGCATGTCCTTGGTCCTGGCGTCGACCGTTGTGGTCACCCGACGTCATGAGTTCCCGGGTTGGTGGGCTTTGCTGCCGGTGACCGGCGCCTATCTCGTTATCCTGGCTGGTCCCGAGGCCTGGCTCAACAGGTGGGTTCTGTCCAACAAGGTTATGGTGTGGTTCGGGCTCATCAGCTACCCGCTTTATCTCTGGCATTGGCCACTGCTGACATTCGCGAGGATACACTTCGGCAATATTTCGCCCCCGCCGCAGCTTTTGGCCGTCCTGGTCGCGCTCTCCGTCGTGCTCGCCTGGCTCACCTATCAGTTCATAGAAAAGCCCATCCGGTTTGGGCAACGAACGAGGAGGGTCTCTATCCCCGCCTTGATGACCGCAATGGTCGCGATCGGTGTGTTTGGAATCGTGGATGTCGTCAGTAAGGGCTTTCCCGGCCGACTTGAGCAGGACAAGGCTGCCTATGCTGATTATTTCAACGTGGGTTCGCCAAGGCTGCAGGCCGAGTACATCAATTTTATCTCGCAGAACCAATGCAACTTCTACCCATGGGATGCCACGGTTCCATCGATCGCCCCTCGCAGCGCCATCGATCTGAGCTGCTACACTCGCCACTCCGAGCAAAGCGTGATGATCATTGGAGATTCCAACGCATCCGACCTCTACTATGGGCTCCACGAGGTTCTGCCGAAAGCCATTTCGCTGCTCTTGATCTGGAGCTCGGGATGTCAGGTCAGCGAAGTGATCGAGCGCATCATCGACACCAATCACTGCCACATGGCGAACTACTTTGCGTTGCAGCGCATCAAGGCCGACCCGCCTACGGTCCTGTTGTTGTCGTCCAATAACTCCTTCGACATTGCCTACATCCGCCGGTTCGCAAAGATGGTGAAGAGTTTCGGCGTGAAACATGTGCTTGTCCTTGGGCAGCGGCCACACTGGAAGCCGTTCCTCTATAAGGTTGTCCTCGACAATTATTGGCCTTCCGTCCCGCGCTACATCCAGGGCCATCTGGACGATGATCTGATGGCTTTCACGAAGACGTTCCAGTCGCAACTGCAGCCCGATGAGCCATTCGAATTTGTCGACGAGCTGAAGCAGTTCTGCAACGCGGAAGGCTGCCTGAGCTATCTTGGAACCGATCCCAAGGAGGGGCTTATCACCGCAGACACAGTCCATCTGCGGCCGTTGGCGTCCGTCTGGTTAGCGCGTCAGCAGCTTGCTCCCTTGATCACGGAGCGGCTTGGCGAGTGA